The Triticum dicoccoides isolate Atlit2015 ecotype Zavitan chromosome 6A, WEW_v2.0, whole genome shotgun sequence genome has a window encoding:
- the LOC119316228 gene encoding cation/H(+) antiporter 15-like, with amino-acid sequence MTTQPAVGDPLLDLWEHLMSPNRTHLSCFYPSKITMSGIWTGDNPLDFSLPLILFQMLLITSTTRAATLLLSPLGLPRYISEILGGFVLGPSVLGRLPHYTDIVFPPRSIFILDSMALLGLVYYSFTIGVEIEVPTITRAGFRSFWFAGASALLPFLIGATTGYVALGTDDSRQNAGFVDRLSFPIFLGSTFASTAFSVLARNIAELKLAGTDVGQITLSTALINDTIAWTGLTVATALLYAEDSGLLSSVWTLLSGLVIFGASVLLVRPALVRLAQRATTEGEVIGEERECAVLVGVMVAALVADAGGTHVIFGAFVFGLAVPNGPVGVELVEKVEDYVVGTLLPLFFAMSGLRTDTSKVTSMEAAVLLMVATFAAAVLKVVACIGVAAGFGMPLHDGTSIGLLLNTKGVIELVILNIARNKKIMSDQSFTVLVFMSALITALVSPSLTMVVKPARRLVFYKRRTVAWTQPDAELRVLACVHVPRDAPAAITLVDVLWPSRRSPIAVHALHLIEFAGRASALLLINAAAPAASSSEFSDQGRSHVEMQFKHIAHAFMAYVENHAPGGVMARTMAAVSPAGSMTSSEFDALKERKADDGCMREFLDRANAGGGGVEYCERGVFNASEMVAEIRNVEAAGKDLFLVSRTPGATGLTAGMSDWSECPELGPIGDLLVSKDFQTKASVLVVQSYGRAAAAAAASTSSEFAVGEAVLPAPEAIMPATSMGHPPRRPRQHSHSDLML; translated from the exons ATGACGACGCAGCCGGCGGTGGGCGACCCCCTGTTGGACCTATGGGAGCACCTGATGTCGCCGAACAGGACGCACCTCTCCTGCTTCTACCCGAGCAAGATCACCATGAGCGGCATCTGGACCGGCGACAACCCTCTCGACTTCTCCCTCCCGCTCATCCTCTTCCAGATGCTCCTCatcacctccaccacccgcgccgccaccctcctcctctccccgcTCGGCCTCCCCCGCTACATCTCGGAGATACTC GGCGGCTTCGTTCTCGGGCCCTCGGTGCTCGGCCGGCTCCCGCACTATACCGACATCGTCTTCCCCCCGCGCAGCATCTTCATCCTCGACTCCATGGCCCTCCTCGGCCTCGTCTACTACAGCTTCACCATCGGCGTCGAGATCGAGGTCCCCACCATCACCCGCGCCGGCTTCCGCAGCTTCTGGTTCGCCGGCGCGTCggcgctcctgcctttccttatcgGCGCCACCACCGGCTACGTCGCCCTCGGCACTGACGATTCCCGTCAGAATGCTGGCTTCGTCGACAGACTCTCCTTTCCCATCTTCCTCGGGTCCACCTTCGCCTCCACCGCCTTCTCCGTGCTGGCCCGCAACATCGCCGAGCTCAAGCTCGCCGGCACCGACGTCGGCCAGATCACGCTCTCCACCGCCCTCATCAACGACACTATCGCGTGGACTGGGCTCACCGTCGCCACGGCGCTCTTGTACGCGGAGGACAGTGGGTTGCTCTCGTCCGTGTGGACGCTCCTGTCGGGGCTTGTCATCTTCGGCGCGAGTGTCCTCCTGGTCCGGCCCGCGCTCGTGCGGCTGGCGCAACGCGCAACCACCGAGGGGGAGGTCATCGGTGAGGAGCGCGAGTGCGCCGTGCTTGTCGGCGTCATGGTGGCAGCTCTCGTGGCGGACGCCGGGGGCACACACGTCATCTTCGGGGCCTTCGTGTTTGGGCTCGCCGTGCCCAACGGGCCCGTCGGCGTGGAGCTGGTGGAGAAGGTGGAGGACTACGTGGTGGGGACGCTACTCCCGCTCTTCTTCGCCATGTCCGGCCTCCGCACGGACACCTCCAAAGTTACCAGCATGGAGGCCGCCGTGCTGCTGATGGTTGCCACCTTTGCCGCGGCGGTGTTGAAGGTGGTCGCTTGCATCGGTGTGGCCGCGGGGTTCGGCATGCCGCTGCACGACGGCACGTCCATTGGGCTGCTGCTCAACACCAAGGGGGTCATTGAGCTCGTCATCCTCAACATTGCAAGAAACAAAAAG ATCATGAGCGACCAGTCGTTCACGGTGCTGGTGTTCATGTCGGCGCTGATCACGGCGCTGGTGAGCCCGTCGCTGACCATGGTTGTCAAGCCGGCACGCCGCCTCGTCTTCTACAAGCGGCGCACCGTGGCGTGGACGCAGCCGGACGCCGAGCTCCGCGTGCTGGCCTGCGTGCACGTGCCCCGCGACGCCCCCGCGGCCATCACGCTCGTCGACGTCCTGTGGCCCTCGCGGCGCTCACCCATCGCCGTGCACGCCCTTCACCTCATCGAGTTTGCCGGTCGCGCCTCGGCCCTCCTCTTGATCAACGCCGCTGCCCCGGCCGCCTCTTCCTCCGAGTTCTCGGACCAGGGCCGGAGCCACGTGGAGATGCAGTTCAAGCACATCGCCCACGCCTTCATGGCTTACGTGGAGAACCACGCGCCAGGCGGCGTCATGGCGCGCACCATGGCCGCCGTGTCGCC GGCCGGCAGCATGACGTCGAGCGAGTTCGACGCCCTCAAGGAGCGCAAGGCCGACGATGGGTGCATGCGGGAGTTCTTGGACCGGGCCAACGCCGGCGGCGGGGGCGTGGAGTACTGCGAGAGGGGGGTGTTCAACGCGAGCGAGATGGTGGCGGAGATACGGAACGTGGAGGCGGCCGGGAAGGACCTTTTCTTGGTGAGCAGGACGCCGGGGGCGACGGGgctgacggcggggatgtcggactgGAGCGAGTGCCCGGAGCTGGGGCCGATCGGGGACCTGCTTGTGTCCAAGGACTTCCAGACCAAGGCGTCCGTGCTGGTGGTGCAGTCCtacgggagggcggcggcggcggcggcggcgtcgacgtCTTCTGAATTTGCTGTTGGCGAGGCCGTCTTGCCGGCGCCAGAGGCCATCATGCCGGCGACCTCCATGGGGCACCCGCCAAGGCGCCCACGACAACATTCACATTCTGACCTTATGCTTTGA
- the LOC119317897 gene encoding uncharacterized protein LOC119317897 has product MVLKRRRSERAHADRLYRCDSSKRIARNKSAALETINGFYAAALDRLPLDEMPALAPRLLKAGLCVGFADPVSNIIVNTVSSYGRRKPAVAATSSTPDDGEKEKKKARKRRRKALSRAVSGTGKAKRWPPPRRLLRDMPIAERSLRALVAFLTCYFPRLPACEALEYLCLANADLLSAVRLVEEDRNSSGSFSFASRTTKTALKCAALAACHPMPRALVNRSYSLASRMEQLSQLLATEGGCLSCNAIDSIHALLNKPRQKLEDLAGVTPTQFHLELNRPPPFVPTKALRSTLLRKIYGFYLKALALLPTDGLRTHHHRGLLKAGHCYGPLTDPVSNIVLNTLWYSTTFPPAGGPSQATMICSRSLVLVAYRSLRGLVAYIRAYFRTMSEHQAMHCLLFTEVNLWGAMEMARQQGHTEGTMLSQYSAYKAAATAAQHPEPDAVAEFFMSSFPMMPLPMEDGETFVLDVDRIQQLLSEYCTALDDSVRSTVPVLSEGGSKFLSCILRDFHEEERFVCTKVNAMLKKYTQRTGGPEYELHVICGLNSNVGKAFVWGLHYGPLLSWRPKKTQHSHINFLARPRDLHSSDTVPILFFAECSNDEDAVDEPSCWPVTGHPGRCYYCEREGAKIVHPDLEKYIGRDTDFERMARGDRSSTTTEDSISDGEFIIDSAVDICEEDCIYFDAGRDAKFAEFLNSRGRTMQGPRLI; this is encoded by the exons ATGGTTCTCAAGCGTCGCCGGAGCGAGCGTGCCCACGCCGATCGCCTCTACAGATGCGACAGCTCGAAGCGCATCGCCCGCAACAAATCGGCGGCGCTGGAGACCATCAACGGGTTCTACGCGGCGGCGCTGGACAGGCTGCCGCTGGACGAGATGCCGGCGCTGGCCCCGCGCCTCCTCAAGGCTGGTCTCTGCGTCGGCTTCGCCGACCCCGTCTCCAACATCATCGTCAACACCGTCTCCTCCTACGGCCGCCGCAAGCCCGCGGTCGCGGCGACGTCGTCCACGCCCGACGACggcgagaaggagaagaagaaggcgagAAAGCGGCGACGGAAGGCGCTCTCCCGGGCGGTCTCCGGCACCGGGAAGGCCAAGCGctggccgccgccccgccgcctcctccgcgaCATGCCCATCGCCGAGCGGTCGCTCAGGGCGCTCGTCGCGTTCCTCACCTGCTACTTCCCCCGCCTCCCCGCCTGCGAGGCGCTCGAGTATCTCTGCCTGGCCAACGCCGACCTTCTCTCTGCCGTGCGGCTCGTCGAGGAGGACCGCAACTCCAGCGGCAGCTTCAGCTTCGCGTCCCGGACCACCAAGACGGCCCTCAAATGCGCCGCCTTGGCTGCCTGCCACCCCATGCCCAGGGCCCTCGTCAACAGGTCCTACTCGCTCGCCTCTCGGATGGAGCAACTGTCCCAGCTCCTGGCGACCGAAGGCGGCTGCCTCTCCTGCAACGCCATTGACAGCATCCACGCATTGCTGAACAAGCCCCGGCAGAAGCTTGAAGACCTCGCCGGAGTAACACCGACACAGTTCCATCTGGAGCTGAACAGGCCGCCGCCGTTCGTTCCTACAAAAGCTCTGCGGAGCACCCTGCTCCGCAAGATCTACGGATTCTACCTCAAGGCACTCGCGTTGCTGCCGACGGACGGCCTGCGCACGCACCACCACCGGGGCCTCCTCAAGGCTGGCCACTGCTACGGGCCATTGACGGATCCCGTCTCCAACATTGTGCTCAACACTCTCTGGTACAGCACGACGTTCCCGCCGGCAGGAGGGCCCTCTCAGGCCACCATGATCTGCTCACGGAGCCTTGTTCTTGTCGCATACCGCTCCCTTCGTGGCCTTGTTGCTTACATCCGCGCTTACTTTCGCACGATGTCTGAACACCAAGCCATGCATTGTCTGCTCTTCACAGAGGTCAATCTCTGGGGAGCAATGGAAATGGCAAGGCAACAGGGACACACCGAGGGAACTATGTTGAGTCAGTACAGCGCCTACAAGGCTGCAGCCACCGCAGCACAGCACCCAGAACCTGATGCCGTTGCAGAGTTTTTCATGTCATCCTTTCCCATGATGCCTCTACCCATGGAGGATGGAGAGACATTCGTATTGGATGTGGATCGCATCCAGCAGCTGCTGTCTGAATACTGTACCGCTCTCGATGATTCAGTCCGGAGTACAGTTCCTGTGCTTTCAGAGGGGGGATCCAAGTTCCTCTCGTGCATTCTGAGAGATTTCCACGAAGAGGAACGCTTTGTCTGTACGAAGGTCAATGCCATGCTGAAGAAATACACGCAGCGAACTGGG GGACCTGAATATGAGCTTCATGTCATCTGTGGCTTGAACTCAAACGTAGGCAAAGCTTTTGTTTGGGGCCTCCATTACGGCCCCTTGCTTTCTTGGCGCCCAAAGAAAACTCAGCATTCTCAcatcaacttcttggcaaggccgagagaTTTGCATTCTTCTGACACGGTTCCTATACTTTTCTTTGCTGAGTGCTCCAATGATGAAGATGCCGTTGATGAGCCGTCATGTTGGCCGGTCACAGGACATCCTG GCCGTTGTTATTACTGTGAGAGAGAAGGTGCAAAGATTGTACATCCAGATCTAGAGAagtatattgggcgtgacaccgacTTTGAGCGTATGGCTCGCGGTGACCGCAGTAGCACGACCACTGAAGATTCTATCAGTGATGGCGAGTTTATAATTGATTCTGCTGTAGACATATGTGAGGAGGATTGCATCTATTTTGATGCCGGTAGGGACGCCAAGTTTGCAGAGTTCTTGAATTCCCGTGGTAGGACTATGCAGGGTCCCAGACTCATTTAG
- the LOC119319666 gene encoding uncharacterized protein LOC119319666: MTELDHDEGTMEVKSRASLKDPSVNIPVKFDFNKFQEDIFQEYALIARSMPNDIITQDPTPKSLHAVFYELSPQLWPILEKDSVRCLLNFLVSKRGMTWKHTITSQTLTYMISYDALRCAKVILEGKAPRLNGHHANPNCINPYGYFPLHEAAERFSVDMIKLLFRHGASASVRTVGDNIIENLLPLHVAVENTCLHKYLEDNLFPYQNHWHYIYKIIHLLCMPEMKIFLDTVRLLAERTDNLVDEIWNYVKDGKLVQSAVLLLSAQAQIRGGCSSKRNGNNKRDGFDIIMCHIVRHLVTLRSENKNTNTRKLREEERIFMEFTGLLVDIVSQAGEALSAYIQAHSKAPHVEVLERVSSILKEYGFCPTGEIVDVKNLCPYNCVMSDEELYHQGLMNSTKGGAAEEVHAAEKYLPKGWDNTFTRRKFFPYWRSVLQARAFLRVYPAYATADASRPTVPTPVPGHKLPSLGKAPQLLSNRQSRRLFGTDASAARSALGYEELRCPRGSSMDRTPSQNHNLSLLGRVTQATNNHGQSRRLFGTAASILLKVARKA; this comes from the exons ATGACGGAATTGGACCACG ACGAAGGAACGATGGAAGTGAAATCCAGGGCCAGTTTAAAGGACCCATCTGTTAACATTCCTGTTAAATTTGATTTCAATAAGTTTCAGGAG GATATTTTTCAAGAATATGCTTTGATCGCCCGGTCCATGCCAAATGATATAATCACCCAAGATCCTACTCCTAAG TCGCTACACGCGGTCTTCTATGAGCTATCTCCCCAATTGTGGCCCATCTTAGAGAAGGACAGCGTCCGGTGCTTACTCAACTTTTTGGTGAGCAAGCGGGGTATGACATGGAAACATACCATCACCTCACAAACCTTAACTTACATGATCAGTTATGATGCCCTACGATGTGCAAAAGTTATATTGGAGGGCAAGGCACCAAGGCTCAATGGACACCATGCCAATCCCAACTGCATTAACCCATATGGATACTTCCCGCTCCATGAAGCTGCCGAAAGGTTTTCTGTTGACATGATCAAGTTACTCTTTCGTCATGGTGCATCAGCCAGTGTACGCACAGTCGGGGATAACATCATTGAGAACCTACTCCCACTCCATGTTGCGGTCGAAAATACTTGCCTGCATAAGTATTTGGAGGATAATTTATTTCCATACCAGAACCATTGGCATTATATCTACAAGATTATCCATCTGCTATGCATGCCTGAAATG AAAATCTTTTTGGATACGGTTAGACTGCTAGCAGAAAGAACAGATAATCTAGTTGATGAGATATGGAATTACGTGAAGGATGGAAAACTTGTCCAGTCTGCAGTTTTACTTCTGTCAGCTCAAGCGCAAATCCGTGGGGGCTGTTCCTCCAAACGCAACGGCAATAATAAGCGTGATGGGTTTGATATTATCATGTGCCATATAGTGAGACATTTGGTTACCCTAAGATCGGAAAACAAAAATACAAATACACGGAAGCTGCGTGAGGAAGAGAGAATATTTATGGAGTTTACGGGCCTGCTTGTTGATATTGTTTCGCAAGCTGGTGAAGCCCTTTCTGCATACATTCAGGCACATTCAAAG GCGCCCCACGTGGAGGTTCTGGAGCGGGTTTCTTCTATCCTCAAGGAGTATGGGTTTTGCCCGACTGGAGAAATCGTTGATGTTAAGAACCT CTGCCCTTACAACTGCGTAATGTCTGATGAAGAGTTATACCACCAAG GGCTTATGAATTCAACCAAGGGTGGTGCAGCGGAAGAAGTACAT GCTGCGGAAAAGTATCTGCCTAAAGGATGGGATAACACATTCACAAGGAGAAAGTTCTTCCCATATTGGAGATCGGTGCTACAGGCCCGGGCTTTTCTGCGGGTGTATCCAGCCTATGCAACAGCAGATGCCAGTCGACCTACTGTGCCTACTCCAGTTCCAGGCCATAAGCTTCCCTCGCTGGGAAAAGCTCCACAACTGTTAAGCAATCGTCAATCCAGAAGACTTTTTGGTACCGACGCATCCGCAGCTAGGTCTGCACTTGGTTATGAAGAACTTCGTTGCCCTCGGGGAAGCTCaatggacaggactccaagtcaaaATCACAACCTTTCACTGCTGGGAAGAGTTACACAAGCAACAAATAATCATGGTCAATCTAGAAGACTCTTTGGTACTGCTGCGTCCATCCTCCTGAAGGTGGCAAGGAAAGCGTGA